GCGCGCCGCACCGCGGCCACGTTGTCGGCCATCTTGCGCATCTGGGCCTCGAACAGGCCGATCGCGATCGACGGCGAATCCTGGAACAGGTGGTTGACCCAGGGGAACGGATACGGATTGTACGGCCACGTGCTCGCCCACACCGACGAGCAGCCGGTGCTGTTGGCCATGCCCATCGAGGCGCGGCCGTTGCCGCCGGGCCCTTCCACGTACCGCCAGCGCAGATCGCGCAGGTCGTCCAGGGTGTCGGTGATCCGCTTGAGCCGCTCCTGCTTGGCGGCGTCCACCGGCACCGTCACCGCGCCCTTGGCCTTCACGGCCGCGCCGAGATCGGCGCCCGACGCGAGCAGCTCGCGCGCCTGCGCGTCGAGCCCCGCGATCAGACCGTCGAGCTTGGCCACGTGCTTGGCCACCCGCGGCTGCATGGACGCGTGGATGGACGACACGATCAGGTGCACCGCGGTCTTCTCGCCGCACCCCATGCACGCCCCATCGCCGCCCACCATCGACCGGTAGCTGTCCTTCTTGAGCAGCAGCGACGACAGCACGCCGATCCCCTCGTCCACGTCCGAGACGTTCACGAACCGGTCGGCGGTGTCGGGCAGCTGCTCCCACAGCGCCCAGTTGCGGCGCAATTCCACGAGCGCGGCCTCATCCTGGCGGATGGTTTCCAGCGCGCCGTCGGGGCACACCGCCACGCAGAGGTTGCACCCCTTGCACGTTTCGGGGTTCACGGTGATCGACAGCAACCCGCCGCCGCCCTTCTCCCGCCCTTCCACGGCGTCGAAGAACGGCTTGGTGCGCGCCAGCGGGAACGCGGCCAGCCGCTCCTGCACCACGGCGAATTCCCGATCGGTCTCGGCGCGCCGCTCGGCGTCCCATCCCATCTTGTCGGCCACCGCCGTGTATCCCGCGGCGAATGCCGCCGGCACGGCGAGCGACGGATCCTTGGTGAACAGGCGCTGCGTCTCGCGCGCCCAGTGCTTGGTCACGGGACGCAGTCGGTCGAACGTGACGCCGTTGGTGGACACATCGATCGCGGCGGTCAGCAGATCTTCCACGCTGTTCACCAGCCCTGGGATGGCCGAGTCGGGACACTGCGTCCAGCACTGGCCGCACCCCGTGCACTTCTCGGCGATGAACCGCGGCACTTCCAGCCGCACGCCGCTCATGTCGCGCACGGCGCCGGTGGCGGCCGGCATGGCGCTGATCGCCGCGAACGGATCCGCGATGCCGTCCTGCCCCAGGCCGCAGAGCGTGCACACCTGCTCCCAGAACCGTCCCGGATTGCCGATGCCGTCCTCGGCCTCCGGCACGTCGAGCAGCGACGGGATGTGCGGCACGGTGCCAGGCTCGTCGTGCTCCTCGACCACGATCGGCTTCACGGCCAGCACCTGGTCGAACCCGCGGCGGATCACGCGCAGGTTGTCCTCCACCACGGTCTCGCCCCGACTGCCGAACTTTTTCTGGAACTGCTTGCGCACCCCCTCGAAGACCTTCTTCTCGGTGGACTGCTCGCTCGTGATCAGCGACGACGTCCGGAAGAACGCGCCGAGGAACGCCGCGCCCTGCATGCGGTAGCGCATCTCCACGTCGGAGGCCTCTTCGCGCGCGATCGCGAACGCGTCGAGCACAAACAGCTGGATATGGCGGTCGCGGATGGCCGACCGCACGCGCGACGGCAGGGAGCGCCAGAACGCGTCGGGCGCGAGTTCGCTCTGGATCACGAACACGCCGCCGTCGGCGAGCCCGTCCAGCGGGTCGCTGTGGCGGAACACGTTCGGGTCGGGCGACAGCACCACGTCCACGTGCTTCAGTTCGCAATTCAGCAGGATGGGATCGTGCGCGAGCACCGCGTAGAACGTGGTCGGCTGCCCCTTCTTCTCCGAGCCGTACTTGGGGTTGGCCTTGATCTGCAGTCCGAACAGCTCGAACGCCGTCATCGCCAGGTTCTTGCCCATCGTGATCGCGCCCCACCCACCCACGGAGTGGATGCGCACCGCCGTCGAACCTTTTGGCAGCAGATTGGGCGCTTCGGCCCGCGCGAGCGACAGCTCCTTGAGGTGCGGATAGCTCTCGAGCAGCTTCTCCTGCCAGATCTGCAGCTTGGGAATGCGCGTGCCTTCGCGCACGAATTCCACGCCGAGGTAGAACTGCCGGCGATGCGTGCCGCCGGGCAGCATGTTGTCCACCGCCGCTACCAGATCGCCGGGCTGGAGGTCGCGGCTGCCGAGACCAAAGCAGCCCGAGAAGAAGTCGGGCACCTGTTCGCCGCGCAGCGCCGGGATTCCGGCGTGCGGCACGGGGCCGCCCAGAGCCCGCCCGTTCTCCACGGCTTTGGCCATGGCGGCGCGGATCTCGCGCAGCATCGGCGCATCCACGGCCAGCGGCTGGTCGGTGCGTTCGAGCACCACCACGCCCCGCTTGCCGGCGAGCAGCGTGGCCACGAGATCCGCCGGGAAGGGGCGGAACATCGTCAGGTTCAACACGCCCACCTTCAGGCCCCGGGCGTCG
This genomic window from Gemmatimonadaceae bacterium contains:
- a CDS encoding 2-oxoacid:acceptor oxidoreductase family protein; this translates as MKLWTKDKPASGAPSAPPFPGVARAVDGSGAVVAMETAGGEAAGAYPITPSTQMGEGWAAAVAEGRENVNGRRLLFFEPEGEHAAAAVTAGMSMSGLRATNFSSGQGIAYMHESLYAAVGKRLTYVLNVAARAMTKHALNVHAGHDDYHAVDDTGFFQIFAKDVQEAADLNLIAHRIAELSLNPGICAQDGFLTSHVIESVRLPEPALVKQYLGDPSDRIESPTPAQRLVFGDTRRRIPEMFDLDYPAMLGVVQNQESYAQGVAAQRPFYFDHVAALADRAFDEYAQLTGRRYARSTGYRLDDAEWVIVGQGSVVPNAMAVADHLRDARGLKVGVLNLTMFRPFPADLVATLLAGKRGVVVLERTDQPLAVDAPMLREIRAAMAKAVENGRALGGPVPHAGIPALRGEQVPDFFSGCFGLGSRDLQPGDLVAAVDNMLPGGTHRRQFYLGVEFVREGTRIPKLQIWQEKLLESYPHLKELSLARAEAPNLLPKGSTAVRIHSVGGWGAITMGKNLAMTAFELFGLQIKANPKYGSEKKGQPTTFYAVLAHDPILLNCELKHVDVVLSPDPNVFRHSDPLDGLADGGVFVIQSELAPDAFWRSLPSRVRSAIRDRHIQLFVLDAFAIAREEASDVEMRYRMQGAAFLGAFFRTSSLITSEQSTEKKVFEGVRKQFQKKFGSRGETVVEDNLRVIRRGFDQVLAVKPIVVEEHDEPGTVPHIPSLLDVPEAEDGIGNPGRFWEQVCTLCGLGQDGIADPFAAISAMPAATGAVRDMSGVRLEVPRFIAEKCTGCGQCWTQCPDSAIPGLVNSVEDLLTAAIDVSTNGVTFDRLRPVTKHWARETQRLFTKDPSLAVPAAFAAGYTAVADKMGWDAERRAETDREFAVVQERLAAFPLARTKPFFDAVEGREKGGGGLLSITVNPETCKGCNLCVAVCPDGALETIRQDEAALVELRRNWALWEQLPDTADRFVNVSDVDEGIGVLSSLLLKKDSYRSMVGGDGACMGCGEKTAVHLIVSSIHASMQPRVAKHVAKLDGLIAGLDAQARELLASGADLGAAVKAKGAVTVPVDAAKQERLKRITDTLDDLRDLRWRYVEGPGGNGRASMGMANSTGCSSVWASTWPYNPYPFPWVNHLFQDSPSIAIGLFEAQMRKMADNVAAVRRA